A window from Zavarzinia compransoris encodes these proteins:
- a CDS encoding MipA/OmpV family protein, protein MRGFLSVGVLGVLAGAVLGAVAAVGVAARADFDYYSSTFRASGSDMAALGVGYGPEFTGADSSVVAPAAYLHTSLGDGRFVELVGTMLTANFLADPQWQIGPALNFRQGRKSADDAVVERLHEVDDSWEVGLSIGWQLQDPNNARNRLRLGVDLLQDVSGGHKGLVADFTALYRQEVVARVDLGVLAGVTVATGDYMNDALGVTAADAAASGLAAYKPGGGFRDIRIAPLAVLHLSENWQLGATVGWARLIGNAADSPIVRDRGSENQIFASVSLGYAW, encoded by the coding sequence ATGCGCGGGTTTCTGTCGGTCGGGGTGCTCGGGGTGCTGGCGGGCGCGGTGCTTGGGGCCGTGGCCGCGGTCGGCGTCGCGGCGCGGGCCGATTTCGACTATTATTCCTCGACCTTCCGGGCCAGCGGTTCCGACATGGCGGCGCTCGGCGTCGGCTATGGCCCCGAATTTACCGGCGCGGACAGCAGCGTGGTGGCCCCCGCCGCCTATCTGCACACCAGCCTCGGCGACGGGCGTTTCGTCGAACTGGTGGGGACCATGCTCACCGCCAATTTCCTTGCCGATCCCCAATGGCAGATCGGCCCGGCCCTGAACTTCCGCCAGGGCCGGAAATCCGCCGACGATGCGGTGGTCGAGCGCCTGCACGAGGTCGACGACAGCTGGGAGGTGGGGCTGTCCATCGGCTGGCAGTTGCAGGACCCGAACAATGCGCGCAACCGGCTGCGCCTCGGCGTCGACCTGTTGCAGGATGTCTCGGGCGGCCACAAGGGCCTGGTCGCCGATTTCACCGCCCTCTACCGGCAGGAAGTGGTGGCGCGGGTCGACCTCGGCGTCCTGGCCGGGGTGACGGTCGCGACCGGCGACTATATGAACGATGCCCTCGGCGTCACCGCTGCGGACGCTGCCGCCAGCGGTCTTGCCGCCTATAAGCCGGGCGGCGGTTTCCGCGATATCCGCATCGCGCCGCTGGCCGTGCTGCACCTCAGCGAAAACTGGCAGCTGGGCGCCACGGTCGGCTGGGCCCGGCTGATCGGGAATGCCGCCGACAGCCCCATCGTGCGCGATCGCGGCAGCGAGAATCAGATCTTCGCCTCGGTTTCGCTCGGCTACGCCTGGTAG
- a CDS encoding pilus assembly protein TadG-related protein has product MQDESTRANAEVRRERGERGASAIIFAIALPLLIMMIAFVVDFGYAYYSRQRLQDSLDLAALAAVRELDGASSQRERAQAAAINVLSRNGLSADSLGSIQYGRYDRTRAVQSRFVPESLGSGDAPTAVQLKGRADSPRFFSRILARNDLNVAARSTAINSGTYATVRIGSGLAGLNEGLLNGILGLVLGSSVNLTALDYKGLLGANIDLLGLLDAYAVKVGLNVGDYNQLLGTDVSVLGVLGVAADVAQNAASGMQEAVDLGIGLGDAFPGLSKLPLAQLRDVNVKLGDLLGVALGTAEAGLAVPVNLFDLVTAGIFAASTAANETGPHALGVSLGTFLGASLDVSVVEPPQPPSGMRLITENDIRTGNNLLRTAQIRLLLQVNLEGPLGSAISGVNGLLGLLQLVGVQIQLLPGTKNLSVGINVAPAQAVVTELGCSPPNAADRYVAMNIDTGLLTAHIGQIDRAAFLSNSAPATASPLSVLSLSLLWGALPLLDVGLGVNLPVVGPTAQRDVHARESTDGDAFPDLAAVFDQPGAPADAQAFPSTVRVGTVQIISTLGANLKQALGLQLGGFLGTYVLAPLIDLVTFIVGDVLIAGILGPLLDAIVDLLLDTLGIRVGVADVAVIDLECGNAKLVP; this is encoded by the coding sequence ATGCAAGACGAAAGCACCAGAGCCAACGCCGAAGTGCGGCGCGAACGCGGGGAGAGAGGGGCCTCGGCGATCATTTTCGCCATCGCCCTGCCCTTGCTGATCATGATGATCGCCTTCGTCGTCGACTTCGGCTACGCCTATTATTCGCGCCAGCGCCTTCAGGACAGCCTGGATCTGGCAGCGCTTGCCGCCGTCCGGGAACTGGACGGCGCGAGCTCGCAGCGCGAGCGGGCGCAGGCCGCCGCCATCAACGTGCTGAGCCGCAACGGCCTGAGCGCCGACAGCCTGGGCTCGATCCAATACGGCCGCTATGACCGCACCCGCGCGGTGCAGAGCCGCTTCGTGCCCGAAAGCCTGGGCAGCGGCGATGCACCGACCGCGGTGCAACTCAAGGGCCGCGCGGACTCGCCGCGCTTCTTCTCGCGCATTCTGGCCCGGAACGACCTGAACGTCGCCGCCCGTTCGACCGCGATCAACAGCGGCACCTATGCGACGGTCCGCATCGGCAGCGGCCTTGCCGGCCTGAACGAAGGCTTGCTGAACGGTATCCTCGGCCTCGTCCTCGGCAGCAGCGTCAACCTGACCGCGCTGGACTACAAGGGCCTGCTCGGGGCCAATATCGATCTTCTCGGCCTGCTCGACGCCTATGCGGTCAAGGTCGGGCTCAATGTCGGCGACTACAACCAATTGCTCGGCACCGATGTCTCGGTGCTCGGCGTGCTCGGGGTCGCCGCCGATGTCGCCCAGAACGCCGCCAGCGGTATGCAGGAGGCGGTCGACCTCGGCATCGGTCTCGGCGATGCCTTCCCCGGCCTCAGCAAGCTGCCGCTGGCGCAATTGCGCGATGTCAACGTCAAGCTGGGCGACCTTCTCGGCGTCGCCCTCGGCACGGCCGAGGCCGGCCTTGCCGTGCCGGTGAACCTGTTCGACCTCGTGACCGCCGGGATCTTCGCCGCCTCCACCGCCGCCAATGAGACCGGCCCCCATGCCCTCGGCGTCAGCCTCGGCACTTTCCTCGGCGCCAGCCTCGACGTCTCCGTGGTCGAGCCGCCCCAGCCGCCGAGCGGCATGCGCCTGATCACCGAGAACGATATCCGCACCGGCAACAACCTGCTGCGCACGGCCCAGATCCGCCTCCTGCTGCAGGTCAACCTCGAAGGCCCGCTCGGCAGCGCGATCTCGGGCGTCAACGGCCTCCTCGGCCTGCTGCAACTGGTCGGGGTCCAGATCCAGCTGCTGCCCGGGACCAAGAACCTCAGCGTCGGCATCAATGTCGCGCCGGCCCAGGCGGTGGTCACCGAACTCGGCTGTTCGCCGCCGAACGCTGCCGACCGCTATGTGGCGATGAATATCGATACCGGTCTCCTGACGGCCCATATCGGCCAGATCGACCGCGCGGCCTTTCTCTCGAACAGCGCGCCGGCGACGGCATCGCCGCTGTCGGTGCTCTCGCTTTCCCTGCTGTGGGGCGCGCTGCCGCTGCTCGACGTCGGGCTGGGGGTCAACCTGCCGGTGGTCGGGCCGACGGCGCAGCGCGATGTCCATGCCCGGGAAAGCACGGACGGCGACGCCTTCCCCGATCTTGCCGCCGTTTTCGACCAGCCGGGCGCGCCTGCCGATGCCCAGGCCTTCCCCAGCACCGTCCGCGTCGGCACGGTTCAGATCATTTCGACCCTGGGGGCGAACCTCAAGCAGGCGCTCGGCTTGCAACTCGGCGGTTTTCTCGGCACCTATGTGCTCGCCCCGCTGATCGACCTCGTCACCTTCATCGTCGGGGATGTGCTGATCGCGGGCATCCTCGGGCCGCTGCTCGACGCGATCGTCGACCTGCTCCTCGATACGCTGGGGATCCGGGTTGGCGTGGCGGATGTGGCGGTGATCGACCTGGAGTGCGGCAATGCCAAACTTGTTCCGTAA
- a CDS encoding WS/DGAT/MGAT family O-acyltransferase, whose protein sequence is MERMKGIDASFLYLETPSNHMHVGMLWILKRPAGDAAGGYFAAVRRLLESRLHLSKTYRRRLVPVPFDIDHPLWIEDPDFDLDFHLRHIAVPPPGDRAKLLEQVARLHSRALDRSRPLWEMYVIEGLADDQVAVYIKIHHCCIDGMAGTELMVSLLDFAPEPREVPPPDKPWVPERAPTDLEILVRASVHSVASPLRSLRRLPKVIGAGVALGRRALGRTEPMPAAPFQAPKTPFNRALTPHRRYAVGEVSLDRVKAVKNAVGATVNDVVLAICAGALRRYLDAHGELPAESLLAVCPVSVRQENTKAVANNAVSAMFVSLATDIAEPLARLAAIRAATVHAKEALKAIPAHALQDWSAFAAPLVAAQAARLYSRYKVADLHRPPYNVIISNVPGPPFALYLAGAELVHSYPISLPIEGIGLNITIMSYRNDVAIGLTADREAVPDIERLMAEMPAALAELEAALAGPKKKKSA, encoded by the coding sequence ATGGAACGCATGAAGGGCATCGACGCCTCGTTTCTCTATCTCGAAACGCCCAGCAACCACATGCATGTCGGCATGCTGTGGATCCTGAAGCGGCCGGCCGGGGACGCGGCGGGCGGCTATTTCGCCGCCGTGCGCCGCCTGCTCGAAAGCCGGCTGCACCTGTCGAAGACCTATCGCCGGCGCCTGGTTCCGGTGCCTTTCGACATCGATCATCCGCTCTGGATCGAGGACCCGGATTTCGACCTCGACTTTCACCTCCGCCATATCGCCGTGCCGCCGCCGGGGGACCGGGCGAAACTGCTGGAACAGGTGGCGCGGCTGCATTCCCGCGCCCTCGACCGCAGCCGGCCGCTGTGGGAAATGTATGTGATCGAAGGGCTGGCCGACGATCAGGTCGCGGTCTACATCAAGATCCACCATTGCTGCATCGACGGCATGGCGGGAACCGAACTCATGGTCTCCCTGCTCGATTTCGCGCCCGAGCCGCGGGAGGTGCCGCCGCCCGACAAGCCCTGGGTGCCGGAACGGGCGCCGACCGACCTCGAAATCCTGGTCCGGGCCTCGGTCCACAGCGTCGCCTCGCCGCTGCGCAGCCTGCGCCGCCTGCCCAAGGTGATCGGCGCCGGGGTGGCCCTGGGCCGCCGCGCGCTGGGCCGGACCGAGCCCATGCCCGCCGCCCCCTTCCAGGCGCCGAAGACACCCTTCAACCGGGCGCTGACCCCGCACCGGCGCTATGCGGTGGGCGAAGTGTCGCTCGACCGGGTGAAGGCGGTGAAGAATGCGGTGGGCGCCACGGTCAACGACGTGGTGCTGGCGATCTGCGCCGGCGCCCTGCGGCGCTATCTCGACGCCCACGGCGAACTGCCGGCCGAATCGCTGCTCGCGGTCTGCCCGGTCTCGGTGCGGCAGGAAAACACCAAGGCGGTAGCCAACAACGCCGTCTCGGCCATGTTCGTGAGCCTGGCGACCGATATCGCCGAGCCCCTAGCCCGGCTGGCGGCGATCCGCGCCGCCACCGTCCACGCCAAGGAAGCCCTGAAGGCGATCCCGGCCCATGCGCTTCAGGACTGGTCGGCCTTCGCCGCCCCCCTGGTCGCGGCCCAGGCCGCCCGGCTCTATTCCCGCTACAAGGTCGCGGACCTGCACCGGCCGCCCTATAACGTCATCATCTCGAATGTGCCGGGGCCGCCCTTCGCGCTCTATCTCGCCGGGGCGGAACTGGTGCATTCCTACCCGATCTCCCTGCCGATCGAGGGGATCGGCCTCAACATCACCATCATGTCCTATCGGAACGATGTCGCCATCGGCCTGACCGCCGACCGCGAGGCGGTGCCCGACATCGAGAGGCTGATGGCGGAAATGCCGGCGGCCCTGGCCGAACTCGAAGCCGCCCTGGCCGGCCCGAAGAAGAAGAAAAGCGCCTGA
- the hflC gene encoding protease modulator HflC → MNRLAIALVAVVGLVIVGLSSVFTVSMTQQAIVLQFGDPKRVVAEPGLHFKIPFFQNVIFIDKRVLLVDAPAEELIAADQKRVVIDAFARWRIIDPLRYYQRLRTEDLARRQLSTFISSTLRDVVGREPLTALLIDPRETAGGGRRAELMRRISQLVNEKAKENGIEIVDVRIRRADLPDANSQAIFQRMRTERDQEAKLIRATGQEAAQKRRAEADREATVILANAKRDSEIKRGEGDGEAIKIFADAFGKDPVFFAFYRSMQAYREALSDKSTTMVLSPDSDFFRFLDNVAGAAGTPAK, encoded by the coding sequence ATGAACCGCCTTGCCATTGCCCTCGTCGCCGTCGTCGGCCTCGTCATCGTCGGCCTGTCGTCGGTCTTCACCGTATCGATGACCCAGCAGGCCATCGTCCTTCAGTTCGGCGACCCGAAGCGCGTGGTCGCGGAGCCCGGCCTGCACTTCAAGATCCCGTTCTTCCAGAACGTGATCTTCATCGACAAGCGCGTGCTGCTGGTCGATGCCCCGGCCGAGGAACTGATCGCCGCCGACCAGAAGCGCGTCGTCATCGACGCCTTCGCCCGCTGGCGCATTATCGATCCCCTGCGCTACTACCAGCGCCTGCGGACCGAGGATCTGGCCCGCCGGCAGCTTTCGACCTTCATCTCCTCGACGCTGCGCGACGTCGTCGGCCGCGAGCCGCTGACCGCCCTGCTGATCGACCCGCGCGAGACCGCGGGCGGCGGCCGGCGGGCCGAACTGATGCGCCGCATCAGCCAGCTGGTGAACGAAAAGGCCAAGGAGAACGGCATCGAGATCGTCGACGTCCGCATCCGCCGCGCCGACCTGCCGGACGCCAACAGCCAGGCCATCTTCCAGCGCATGCGCACCGAGCGCGACCAGGAAGCCAAGCTGATCCGCGCCACCGGCCAGGAGGCGGCGCAGAAGCGCCGCGCCGAAGCCGACCGCGAGGCGACCGTCATCCTGGCCAACGCCAAGCGCGACAGCGAAATCAAGCGCGGCGAAGGCGACGGCGAGGCGATCAAGATCTTCGCCGACGCCTTCGGCAAGGATCCGGTCTTCTTCGCCTTCTACCGCTCGATGCAGGCCTATCGCGAGGCCCTGAGCGACAAGAGCACCACCATGGTGCTGTCGCCGGACAGCGATTTCTTCCGCTTCCTCGACAATGTTGCGGGCGCGGCGGGCACGCCGGCGAAGTAA
- a CDS encoding TadE/TadG family type IV pilus assembly protein — protein MKWRRAETGGGERGATIIEFALLSSVMFVMLFGILSYGEVLADYVQLRHRVGEISRLVALGEDGPDRQAIFVEERNKIMGGFFVNKPNCLRFTTPAFTGPNIIIEMVYDYGENGECRIMPEVPFLFPPQTITVRNAFTVRN, from the coding sequence ATGAAATGGCGACGCGCTGAAACTGGCGGCGGCGAACGGGGCGCGACCATCATCGAATTCGCGCTGCTGTCCAGCGTCATGTTCGTGATGCTGTTCGGCATCCTCTCCTATGGCGAAGTCCTGGCCGACTATGTCCAATTGCGCCACCGGGTCGGCGAGATCTCGCGCCTCGTTGCACTCGGCGAGGATGGCCCCGATCGTCAGGCGATCTTCGTCGAGGAGAGAAACAAGATCATGGGGGGCTTCTTCGTGAACAAGCCGAATTGTCTCCGTTTTACTACGCCGGCATTCACCGGGCCCAATATAATTATCGAGATGGTCTACGATTACGGCGAGAACGGGGAATGCCGGATCATGCCGGAAGTGCCCTTCCTGTTTCCACCTCAGACGATCACGGTCCGCAACGCCTTCACGGTCCGGAACTGA
- a CDS encoding DegQ family serine endoprotease yields the protein MDLNQHGDRSVRAPYQARASYRAVARAGHEAALPRRLFVVFTALLLLAVMLGSRIAEARGAPDSFADLAEKLSPAVVNISTTQTVTGGGDEEGEVPMPQFPPGSPFEEFFKDFLERQGRGNAEPRKVTSLGSGFVIDPSGVIVTNNHVIQDAEEITVTLSDGTKLPAELRGKDPKTDVAVLVVKPSKPLPFVNFGDSDKARVGDWVLAIGNPFGLGGSVSAGIISARNRDINAGPYDDFIQTDAAINRGNSGGPLFNMDGEVIGINTAIYSPSGGSVGIGFSVPSALARQVVAQLREFGETRRGWLGVRIQTVTDEIAESLTLDKARGALVAGVDEKGPAAEAGIQAGDVILTFDGKPVTDMRSLPRVVAETRIGATVPVTVWRDGKEKGLQVKVGQLDEKVADASANSGNRGGSNPGRVQVVLGMSLSPVTADLRTRHSIPEDVKGVVVTEVAGSSFAAEKGVRPGDVILEVAQSKVESPAQIADKVKAEKEAGKKSVLFLISRAGDLSFVALRVDK from the coding sequence ATGGATCTCAATCAGCATGGGGACCGCTCGGTCCGGGCCCCGTATCAAGCCCGGGCCTCCTATCGGGCCGTCGCCCGCGCCGGGCACGAGGCGGCCCTGCCCCGCCGCCTGTTCGTCGTCTTCACCGCCTTGCTGCTGCTCGCGGTCATGCTGGGCAGCCGGATCGCCGAAGCGCGGGGCGCGCCCGATTCCTTCGCCGACCTGGCCGAGAAACTGTCGCCGGCGGTGGTCAATATCTCGACCACCCAGACGGTGACCGGCGGCGGCGACGAGGAGGGCGAGGTCCCGATGCCGCAGTTCCCGCCCGGCTCTCCCTTCGAGGAATTCTTCAAGGACTTCCTGGAACGCCAGGGCCGCGGCAATGCCGAACCGCGCAAGGTCACCTCGCTCGGCTCGGGCTTCGTCATCGATCCTTCGGGCGTCATCGTCACCAACAACCATGTGATCCAGGACGCCGAGGAAATCACCGTGACGCTTTCGGACGGCACCAAGCTGCCGGCGGAACTGCGCGGCAAGGATCCGAAGACCGATGTCGCCGTCCTGGTGGTGAAGCCGTCGAAGCCTCTGCCCTTCGTCAATTTCGGCGACAGCGACAAGGCCCGCGTCGGCGACTGGGTGCTGGCGATCGGCAATCCCTTCGGCCTCGGCGGCTCGGTTTCGGCCGGCATCATCTCGGCCCGCAACCGCGACATCAACGCCGGCCCCTATGACGATTTCATCCAGACCGACGCCGCCATCAACCGCGGCAATTCGGGCGGCCCGCTGTTCAACATGGACGGCGAGGTGATCGGCATCAACACGGCCATCTATTCGCCCTCGGGCGGCTCGGTCGGCATCGGCTTCTCGGTGCCGTCGGCGCTGGCCCGCCAGGTCGTCGCCCAGCTCCGCGAATTCGGCGAGACCCGCCGCGGCTGGCTCGGCGTCCGGATCCAGACCGTGACCGACGAGATCGCCGAAAGCCTGACCCTCGACAAGGCGCGCGGCGCCCTCGTCGCCGGTGTCGACGAGAAGGGCCCGGCGGCCGAGGCCGGCATCCAGGCCGGCGACGTCATCCTCACCTTCGACGGCAAGCCGGTCACCGACATGCGCAGCCTGCCCCGCGTCGTCGCCGAAACCCGGATCGGTGCGACGGTGCCGGTCACGGTCTGGCGCGACGGCAAGGAAAAGGGCCTTCAGGTCAAGGTCGGCCAGCTCGACGAGAAGGTCGCCGACGCCTCGGCGAATTCGGGCAACCGCGGCGGCAGCAATCCCGGCCGGGTCCAGGTCGTGCTCGGCATGAGCCTGTCGCCCGTGACCGCCGACCTGCGAACCCGCCATTCGATCCCGGAAGACGTCAAGGGTGTCGTCGTCACCGAAGTGGCGGGCAGCAGCTTCGCCGCCGAGAAGGGCGTGCGCCCGGGCGACGTGATCCTTGAAGTGGCGCAGTCGAAGGTCGAGAGCCCGGCCCAGATCGCCGATAAGGTGAAGGCGGAAAAGGAGGCCGGCAAGAAATCCGTGCTGTTCCTGATTTCGCGCGCCGGCGATCTCAGCTTCGTCGCGCTTCGCGTCGACAAGTAA
- a CDS encoding TadE/TadG family type IV pilus assembly protein → MPNLFRNLPLAERGVAMIEFAFASGIMVVMVLGILAYGEVLATYVQLKYAVGELSRQVAMGDDLTDRQARYAAAITQVNSSYGFSSGCAVFAPSPFQGEVTITGRYYLDREGCRTMPSLMLPMPSELVAHNKFSVP, encoded by the coding sequence ATGCCAAACTTGTTCCGTAACCTGCCGCTGGCCGAACGCGGCGTGGCGATGATCGAATTCGCCTTCGCCAGCGGGATCATGGTGGTCATGGTCCTCGGCATCCTTGCCTATGGCGAGGTGCTGGCGACCTATGTACAGCTGAAATACGCGGTCGGCGAATTGTCGCGCCAGGTGGCCATGGGCGACGACCTGACCGACCGCCAGGCCCGCTATGCGGCGGCGATCACCCAGGTGAACTCGAGCTATGGCTTCAGCAGCGGCTGCGCGGTCTTCGCGCCGTCGCCGTTCCAGGGCGAAGTCACGATCACCGGCCGCTACTACCTCGACCGCGAGGGCTGCCGGACCATGCCGTCGCTGATGCTGCCGATGCCGTCGGAACTGGTGGCGCACAACAAATTCTCGGTTCCCTGA
- a CDS encoding pilus assembly protein TadG-related protein, giving the protein MTRRGGIGSETERGAAAILFAVFLIALVGMTAMVVDLGYAYYSKQRLQDALDLATIAAARELDGASGYQEAARLAAAQVMNQEYSTEGGFTVGIGCGSPSSPRTANLCIGGYNTTRDNQGQLPPLGQRFRANDAAQDAARMLGEAESPSFFARIFEVDVIDVGATSTAVKAGPPQAQLTIRSTVATLSGGALNQLLGLLGGGVNLSLVGWNNLANVNLNLLGYLDTLILRNGASLNLQAGAYTQVLNSYLTVGEILGAGVEALGANTTAGLALNAVRTATSATVGTAVIRLGDLIGVQTGTPASGLDVNLGVLDFLEGVLVAANGTSALSGDITLSTAGITTLLSSLGGGAASSPLTSALNALAPVTNLLGGIATVKLKFAVIEKPRLSAIGNPELAKHEVNQKTGANAIYVRTAQIRLYLSIDLPVLNVFNSLLNAVAALIAPVVPVLNSVLSLNVVAAVSDLLNLVGALLEGVICLLACDITKSETKNIVDIKILDRGGGKGPGIDIVLDVGGGEAYVTDYDCNTPNGGKRLYTQVNTSVAKLNVGALTNPASVFSSSSFPVMNPLALIDIGTILTTATQRKVCGLLLLKLTCNITSTTTQQPRVAFSGGGIALKLETPLLGNGQTTLSPSGPSGLCSSAFTDPPVVGEAPGYCTYNTNNYIASLRDSLASTKIQAMKPAPTAGVLSNLLFSEVGVLQAALNITNTVLAPIVTLLSKVLDPLLNFLTDFLGLKLNQVDVGANLTCSSGARLVN; this is encoded by the coding sequence ATGACACGCCGCGGCGGGATCGGGAGCGAGACGGAGAGAGGGGCGGCGGCGATCCTGTTCGCCGTCTTCCTCATCGCCCTCGTCGGCATGACGGCGATGGTGGTCGACCTCGGCTATGCCTATTACTCGAAGCAGCGCCTGCAGGATGCGCTCGACCTCGCCACCATCGCCGCCGCCCGCGAGCTCGACGGCGCGTCCGGCTACCAGGAAGCGGCGCGGCTGGCCGCGGCCCAGGTGATGAACCAGGAATACAGCACCGAAGGCGGCTTTACCGTCGGCATCGGCTGCGGCAGCCCGTCGTCGCCGCGGACCGCCAATCTCTGCATCGGCGGCTACAACACCACGCGCGACAACCAGGGCCAGCTGCCGCCCCTCGGCCAGCGCTTCCGCGCCAATGATGCGGCCCAGGATGCCGCCCGCATGCTGGGCGAAGCCGAATCGCCCAGTTTCTTCGCCCGCATCTTCGAGGTCGACGTCATCGACGTCGGCGCGACCTCGACCGCGGTGAAGGCGGGCCCGCCCCAGGCCCAGCTGACCATCCGCAGCACGGTCGCGACCCTGAGCGGCGGGGCGCTGAACCAGCTTCTCGGGCTGCTCGGCGGCGGGGTGAACCTGTCGCTGGTCGGCTGGAACAATCTGGCCAACGTCAACCTCAACCTGCTCGGCTATCTCGATACGCTGATCCTGCGCAACGGCGCCTCGCTCAATCTCCAGGCCGGCGCCTATACCCAGGTCCTGAACAGCTATCTGACCGTCGGCGAGATCCTGGGGGCGGGGGTGGAGGCGCTGGGCGCCAACACGACCGCCGGTCTCGCGCTCAATGCGGTGCGCACGGCGACCTCGGCGACGGTCGGCACGGCGGTGATCCGCTTGGGCGACCTGATCGGCGTGCAGACCGGGACCCCGGCCTCGGGCCTCGACGTCAATCTCGGCGTGCTCGATTTCCTCGAGGGCGTGCTGGTCGCGGCCAATGGCACCAGCGCGCTTTCGGGCGACATCACCCTCTCGACCGCCGGCATCACCACCCTGCTGAGTTCGCTCGGCGGCGGTGCCGCCAGTTCGCCCCTGACCTCGGCCCTGAATGCGCTGGCCCCGGTGACCAACCTGCTCGGCGGCATCGCCACGGTGAAATTGAAATTCGCCGTGATCGAAAAGCCCCGCCTGTCGGCGATCGGCAATCCGGAACTTGCCAAGCATGAGGTGAACCAGAAGACGGGGGCCAATGCGATCTATGTCCGCACGGCGCAGATCCGCCTCTATCTCTCGATCGACCTGCCGGTATTGAACGTCTTCAACAGCCTGCTGAACGCGGTGGCGGCCCTGATCGCGCCCGTGGTGCCGGTGCTGAATTCCGTGCTCAGCCTCAATGTCGTTGCCGCAGTGTCCGATCTGCTCAATCTGGTCGGCGCCCTGCTCGAAGGGGTGATCTGTCTGCTGGCCTGCGATATCACCAAATCCGAGACCAAGAATATCGTCGACATCAAGATTCTGGACCGGGGCGGCGGTAAGGGACCGGGCATCGATATCGTGCTCGACGTCGGCGGCGGCGAGGCCTATGTCACCGACTACGACTGCAACACCCCGAACGGCGGCAAGCGGCTCTATACGCAGGTCAATACCAGCGTTGCCAAGCTGAATGTCGGCGCTCTCACCAATCCGGCCTCGGTCTTCAGTTCGTCCAGCTTTCCGGTGATGAATCCGCTCGCCCTGATCGACATCGGCACGATCCTGACCACGGCCACGCAGCGCAAGGTCTGCGGCCTGCTGCTCCTCAAGCTGACCTGCAACATCACCTCGACCACGACCCAGCAGCCCCGGGTCGCCTTCTCGGGCGGGGGCATCGCGCTGAAGCTGGAAACGCCGCTGCTCGGCAACGGGCAGACGACGCTCAGCCCCTCGGGGCCGTCCGGCCTCTGCTCCAGCGCCTTCACCGATCCGCCGGTGGTGGGCGAGGCGCCGGGCTATTGCACCTATAACACCAACAATTATATCGCCAGCCTGCGCGACAGTCTGGCGTCGACCAAGATCCAGGCCATGAAGCCGGCGCCGACCGCGGGCGTGCTTTCCAATCTATTGTTCTCCGAGGTCGGGGTGTTGCAGGCGGCGCTGAACATCACCAATACCGTGCTTGCCCCGATCGTCACGCTGCTGTCCAAGGTGCTGGACCCCTTGCTCAATTTCCTGACCGATTTTCTCGGGCTGAAACTCAATCAGGTTGACGTCGGGGCCAACCTGACCTGCAGTTCGGGGGCCCGTCTTGTCAATTGA
- the trhA gene encoding PAQR family membrane homeostasis protein TrhA, producing MADRLYDWGPRAYRPGELLADRWLHLVGIGFALIGSAALLVLVALYGDAGAVAAVLPYMVGLNAMFICSAAYNMTKPSARREFLRRFDHAAIFLMIAGTYTPFTTRYLEGAWAIAITAVVWGIAVIGVAVKLAFPRRFERLSIGVYLGLGWILVIPLGQWFDTVEPSTAILIGIGGLLFSVGTVFHLWHRLAYQNAIWHGFVLAAALCHYAAVVRAMAFGLGSGVV from the coding sequence ATGGCGGACCGGCTCTACGACTGGGGCCCCCGGGCCTATCGGCCAGGGGAATTGCTGGCCGACCGCTGGCTGCATCTGGTCGGCATCGGCTTTGCCCTGATCGGCAGCGCCGCCTTGCTGGTCCTGGTCGCCCTTTACGGCGATGCCGGCGCGGTCGCGGCGGTCCTGCCCTATATGGTCGGGCTGAACGCCATGTTCATCTGTTCCGCCGCCTACAACATGACCAAGCCTTCGGCCCGGCGCGAATTCCTGCGCCGCTTCGATCACGCGGCGATCTTCCTCATGATCGCCGGCACCTATACGCCCTTCACCACCCGCTATCTCGAAGGCGCCTGGGCGATCGCCATCACGGCGGTGGTCTGGGGCATCGCGGTCATCGGCGTTGCCGTGAAACTGGCCTTTCCGCGCCGGTTCGAGCGCCTGTCGATCGGCGTCTACCTGGGGCTAGGCTGGATTCTGGTCATCCCGCTCGGGCAATGGTTCGACACGGTCGAACCGTCGACCGCGATCCTGATCGGCATCGGCGGCCTGCTGTTCTCGGTCGGTACCGTGTTCCACCTTTGGCACCGGCTCGCCTATCAGAATGCCATCTGGCACGGTTTCGTGCTCGCGGCCGCCCTCTGTCACTATGCGGCGGTGGTGCGGGCCATGGCGTTCGGTCTCGGTTCGGGCGTGGTTTGA